In Musa acuminata AAA Group cultivar baxijiao chromosome BXJ3-9, Cavendish_Baxijiao_AAA, whole genome shotgun sequence, a single genomic region encodes these proteins:
- the LOC135648345 gene encoding protein CANDIDATE G-PROTEIN COUPLED RECEPTOR 2-like has product MRASEELLAAMSLAGAPAESADEFPEGSSSRSALISSSWIVGCHGLPYNLALIVPSALFVVYLASKARKSFAKLTYGHSYVMMAYYALLWVVTVLNLSWCLVQAWECTTAKELSWNMLSLFTESGMLLLEVSLLAFLLQGNHAGGLEVLTRTFVVSGVIVAADTLLKAIYIFGFGVPLFADKNKTANGGRWGLWIIHKMLLTAVYGFIFFMHHSKWRERLPARPAFYKYVCAMLLLNTMSLFGCLLAGNGAGFGIWLFNLTMICYHSLYLPLLYMVFLADFFQEEDLRLENVYYSEMKDAGFFDDDWE; this is encoded by the exons ATGAGAGCGTCGGAGGAACTCCTGGCCGCGATGTCCCTCGCCGGCGCGCCGGCGGAGTCTGCGGATGAATTTCCGGAGGGTTCATCGTCTCGGAGCGCACTGATCTCGTCCTCGTGGATCGTGGGTTGCCACGGGCTCCCGTACAACCTCGCGTTGATCGTCCCCTCGGCCCTCTTCGTCGTCTATCTCGCCTCGAAGGCACGGAAGAGCTTTGCGAAGCTCACATATGGCCATTCTTACGTCATGATGGCCTATTACGCCCTCCTGTGGGTCGTCACCGTTCTCAATCTCTCTTGGTGCCTCGTGCAG GCATGGGAATGTACTACTGCTAAGGAATTATCTTGGAACATGTTGTCATTGTTTACAGAATCTGGGATGTTGCTTTTGGAAGTTAGCTTGCTGGCCTTTCTACTCCAAGGAAATCATGCAGGTGGATTGGAAGTTTTAACGCGTACTTTTGTTGTCTCAGGAGTAATCGTCGCTGCTGATACATTACTGAAG GCCATCTATATATTTGGTTTTGGAGTTCCATTATTCGCAGACAAGAACAAAACAGCAAATGGTGGAAGATGGGGATTGTGGATTATCCACAAGATGTTGCTTACTGCTGTCTATGGTTTCATTTTCTTCATGCACCACTCAAAGTGGAGAGAAAGGTTACCAG CAAGACCGGCATTCTACAAATACGTTTGTGCAATGTTGTTGTTAAATACAATGTCCCTATTTGGCTGTCTGCTTGCTGGAAATGGAGCTGGATTTGGGATCTG GCTATTCAATCTGACAATGATATGCTACCACTCTCTTTATCTTCCACTTCTATACATGGTCTTCCTAGCAGATTTTTTCCAG GAAGAAGATTTGCGTTTGGAGAACGTGTACTACTCGGAAATGAAAGATGCTGGTTTCTTTGATGACGATTGGGAATAA
- the LOC135648842 gene encoding pentatricopeptide repeat-containing protein At4g18975, chloroplastic-like, whose translation MARCAWGLGEVPPLCDLCRLTDLRGLPSLTFIPASKIRVSRFVQCSKRDPSLKLMKASKREHHLWMKRDSTGSGQKALNLVRTVEKLSNEKEVIYGALDKWTAWETEFPVIAAAKALEILRKRRKWLRIIQVTKWMLSKGQVLTMGTYDTLLLAFDMDGRVDEAESFWNVILQTHTRSVSKKLFSRIISLYDHHRHPEKILEVFADMEELGVTPDEDTVSRIGRAFTILGQEDKPDLLLKKYKNKWKYLHFNGERVRVHATKHCAEQSKSCKEFKTNSTPR comes from the exons ATGGCGAGATGTGCTTGGGGTTTAGGAGAAGTCCCTCCCCTCTGCGATTTATGCCGTCTGACAGACTTGAGAGGCCTCCCTTCCCTCACCTTCATTCCTGCCTCAAAG ATTAGAGTGAGCCGGTTCGTGCAGTGCTCCAAAAGAGATCCGTCGTT AAAATTGATGAAGGCCAGCAAAAGGGAGCACCATTTGTGGATGAAGAGAGATTCAACTGGATCTGGACAAAAAGCTCTCAATCTTGTCCGTACT GTTGAGAAACTTTCTAATGAGAAAGAAGTCATTTATGGTGCATTGGACAAGTGGACTGCTTGGGAAACTGAATTCCCTGTTATTGCTGCAGCAAAAGCATTGGAAATTCTGCGAAAACGAAGGAAGTGGCTCCGAATAATTCAG GTTACCAAGTGGATGTTAAGCAAAGGCCAAGTACTTACAATGGGAACATATGACACATTACTTCTGGCATTTGATATGGATGGAAGGGTGGATGAAGCTGAATCCTTTTGGAATGTCATTCTACAAACTCATACTCGTTCAGTATCCAAAAAGTTGTTTTCAAGGATTATTTCTTTGTATGACCATCATCGCCACCCTGAGAAGATTTTGGAG GTTTTTGCGGACATGGAGGAATTAGGAGTGACTCCTGATGAAGATACTGTTTCGAGGATAGGAAGAGCATTTACGATATTGGGCCAAGAGGATAAACCGGATCtgttattaaaaaaatacaagAACAAATGGAAGTACCTCCACTTCAATGGTGAACGTGTTAGAGTTCATGCAACAAAACATTGTGCCGAGCAATCAAAGTCATGCAAAGAATTTAAAACCAACAGTACCCCAAGATAA
- the LOC103999141 gene encoding small ribosomal subunit protein eS19z, translating into MATVENAVAKTVKDVSPHEFVKAYSAHLKRSGKMELPEWTDIVKTGRFKELAPYDPDWYYIRAASMARKIYLRQGIGVGGFQKIYGGRKRNGSRPPHFCKSSGAIARHILQQLETMNIIEINPKGGRKITSQGQRDLDQVAGRVSVLP; encoded by the exons ATGGCAACCGTGGAGAATGCCGTGGCCAAGACCGTGAAGGACGTCTCACCCCACGAGTTCGTCAAGGCGTACTCCGCCCATCTCAAGAGATCCGGCAAG ATGGAGCTTCCTGAGTGGACAGACATTGTGAAGACTGGAAGGTTTAAGGAACTTGCTCCTTATGACCCTGATTGGTACTACATCAGAGCTG CTTCAATGGCTAGAAAAATATACTTGAGGCAGGGAATTGGTGTAGGTGGCTTTCAGAAGATTTATGGAGGCCGCAAGAGGAATGGAAGTCGCCCACCACATTTCTGTAAGAGCAGTGGGGCAATTGCTCGCCACATTTTGCAGCAGTTGGAAACAATGAATATCATCGAAATCAACCCAAAAGG AGGAAGGAAAATCACTTCTCAAGGACAGCGGGATCTTGATCAAGTCGCAGGGCGGGTATCGGTGCTTCCCTGA